ggtaatatttttatatgaacaAGAGAAATGTCATgcaccttttaaaataaaatccacaaaGTTAACGCACAATtacgtttgtgtttttttaattgcagatGATTCAGATGAGATGACGTCCATCATTTTCACCTGCTCACAGTGTCCCTTCCACAACTCGGACAAGAACAGCCCGCCCCACTTCCACATGCAGAGTGTTCGCTCTGAAGTGTACAGGACTCTCTCAGGAGCCAAATTTACACCGTCTCCTTCCAGCACGGATGAAATATTTACATCCATCAAACTTTTACCCACAGGGAGCACAGGCGGGAGtaaagcagagcagacagacaaTCAAAGCAAAGTAAATGTTTCCCAAAGCAGACAGAAGGCCCTCACGTGTGAAACATGCGGCAAGACGTTCACTCGGTCGTCAGACGTGAGGAGACACCAGCTCACTCACACCGGAGAGAGACCGTTTCTTTGCTCGCAGTGTGACCGAACGTTCCAGCACTCGTGGGATCTGGCCAAACACGAGAGTAAACATCACGGCGTGGCCATTTCTTTCTCCTGCAAGCTGTGCGGGAGCTCCTTCGCCAACCTCCGCGCGCTGACCGTCCACCACAAGAAGTCTCATTCCCAGGAGAGCCAGATGCCTCAGATCTGCTCCATCTGCAGCCTCAGCTTTGCCACTTCCTCTGAGCTGCTCGAGCACAGGAAGTCTCACGTCATCACCAAACGCTACATCTGTCAGAAGTGCGGCGAAGGCTTCGACACCTTGCTTGCGCGTTCTCAGCATCGGCAGATCCATCAAGTGAAGAGTCAGTTCAAGTGTCCGCATTGTGAGAAGACGTACACACGGAGGTCTGACGTAAAGAGGCACATGTCCTCTCACACTGGGGAGCGACCGTACCAGTGTAACCAGTGCAACAAACGCTTCTCGCTGCGCTTCATGCTCATGAAACACCTTCGCGTTCACACAGGAGAGCGGCCTTTCCAGTGCTCCCACTGCCCCAAGAGGTTCACGCTGGTGTCTGTGCTGGCCAGACACGAGCGGATGCACACCGGCGAGAAACCTTTCCTCTGCTCTCAGTGCGGGAAGGGATTTCTATCGCAGGGGGAGCTTTCAAAACATCACCGGTCACACATGGACGACAGGCCCTACTCCTGCCCGCAGTGTGACAAACGCTTCAAAAGCAAGAAAACCCAGCAGGAACATATCGTTTCCCACACCGGCGCCCGCCCGTACTCCTGCGCCTACTGTGGGAAGGGCTTCACCAAACCATACGCTCTGACCAGACACAATCtcatccacacaggagagaggccGTTCCCCTGTGGACACTGCGAGAAGTCGTTCCTCACCCTCAGCGAGGCTCAGCTGCACCGGCGTATCCACACGGGGGAGCGGCCGTACCCCTGCAACGTCTGCGAGCTCAAGTTCAAGAGCTCGTCGGAGCTGGCGCGACACAAGCGCAGCCACTCGGGGATGAAGCCGCTGAAGCCGTACTGCGAGCGGTGTCAGAAAACGTTCACGTCAAAGGCCAAGCTGAAGAAACATATGGAGAAACACAGCGAGGAAGGGGAAGCAGCACAGTCTGTGGACGCTATACAGCCTCAGGAATCAGATCTTTAAGTGAATAATGGAGAACATATAAGTGGTTAAATTAGAGAAAAAGAGATTAGATATTTAGCTTTATCAAATACAATAACTTCTGATCATGAGAGCAACGTGTCCACAACTACATGTCTTCTCAACAATACCAACTTTACTATAAAGTGTGGACAAGGAGTGTTTGGTACTGCTGCATCCTTCAACTTTTGAGTAAAGCACTCTGACATCATTATGAAATATCATTTCCACTTAGACTTTTGCAACAGCGAAGTAAAAATTATGTTTAGGTCATCAAGAattgtttgtttgaaatgtaaatCCCAGGTGAACAAAATTtttcattaaacacatttttcacaacataaactctgtttgtttttctatattaTTGTCGTGTCGGAAGGGTACACAGACAGTTTCAGGATTTTTATATAGTGGCCTCTGCGTACTTGCTCGGCGAGGGCTGCTCGTGGCCGGGGTGCTACTACCGAGGCTCCCCatatgaaaaattaataaaaattatttggagatttaaaatgtaaaaatattagcattttagctcAATAGCTCccaggtcatgtgaccaatggACTCAAAATCAGTGTGTGATGATAGTTCTCCACTGGCTGCATGAGATACAcctcttatttttacattttaaatctccaaataatttttattaattttttatatgtagCATAGGAGCGAATGTCTGTCAACATAAAACTATCTTCACTGCGGTCCGTAACGATCTTTAAccatcatgactttttttttgttgttttgtgtgtgtgcacgcgcgcgcGTGAAATGTCTTTCCAACTATCAGTGTGATTGGTACCTACATTAACCCCCTCACGGTGGATTGTCATAACTTCGGTTATTCCTTTAACTTTTCCTCCAGCAGCATTATCAGGTAAACATTTCACTTTGTCTAATAATTTATgtctaaaatacatttacaacattAGCCTCGGCTGTTCTCTGTGTTAACTACTCATTAGCAaacgttagcatgctaacacaccaAACAACGATGTTAGCATATTAGCATGTTTGgggttagcatttagctcaaagcatcGCTTTGCTTTTTGAGACCTATTCTTGTTTTTATCACTTCAggcctgtaaaaaaaacaagcaaatgtgaCTAGAAGAAATAATTACTATGtggtgaaactgctcacaacgcTTTAACATAATGGGAACTGTAACATTTGGGTGGAAGTTAGCCATATAgctttgtttaaccctttgaaaccttggtaaattgtctttgtttttcaaaaacatgggaagaatgcatTTAGATAACCTATACAAAGTACAagacaaccagctgaaactgaaaaaccacaaacaaaaacgggaaagtaaacacaaacatgcacaa
This genomic interval from Plectropomus leopardus isolate mb chromosome 22, YSFRI_Pleo_2.0, whole genome shotgun sequence contains the following:
- the si:zfos-932h1.3 gene encoding zinc finger protein 432, coding for MEVVGSTETTKDPSLSLASLRLLVPPLQLLSAAMWQLTKQKDVMKYEKVQEFVFMVTEAVPGLINHRQRAQLILGLRARLILELCKGSTRGSVDAQVIQSYLDRLPISSANTDYRDTEVKTTESTFIALVQSLLKDPVERAYFFQEVFPVEYGPQYDAALHVLLWELLSKLEKLLPVPDLKQTTAWFGSTPSVLEECVQFSPEELSLIFEHYKSLGLLKMPYGPSSTIGSCIMSALSIPPSQKTNISVGLESIHNYANVLNPVTFVGTDQYSVVAVYTEVEVGASEVHEEMVESSEVQVQTDFYEEEIVAVSADNAGSEEATSLRAEETSESVDVAKALETLTKTFALRKESLGQDAQTGKSNDSSLNDEPGNTPDEAQTRKGHETSEQTDKKREDVEEVKESVQPGGTESNMNSCTDLEDDHESFSAHEEMTDVPSEAPVSEAQQSPSSENLRRSTRLQTKTSPSWQETCKIQRPSKESSEELKMSRADVSVAPTVIAIKGIDKDDSDEMTSIIFTCSQCPFHNSDKNSPPHFHMQSVRSEVYRTLSGAKFTPSPSSTDEIFTSIKLLPTGSTGGSKAEQTDNQSKVNVSQSRQKALTCETCGKTFTRSSDVRRHQLTHTGERPFLCSQCDRTFQHSWDLAKHESKHHGVAISFSCKLCGSSFANLRALTVHHKKSHSQESQMPQICSICSLSFATSSELLEHRKSHVITKRYICQKCGEGFDTLLARSQHRQIHQVKSQFKCPHCEKTYTRRSDVKRHMSSHTGERPYQCNQCNKRFSLRFMLMKHLRVHTGERPFQCSHCPKRFTLVSVLARHERMHTGEKPFLCSQCGKGFLSQGELSKHHRSHMDDRPYSCPQCDKRFKSKKTQQEHIVSHTGARPYSCAYCGKGFTKPYALTRHNLIHTGERPFPCGHCEKSFLTLSEAQLHRRIHTGERPYPCNVCELKFKSSSELARHKRSHSGMKPLKPYCERCQKTFTSKAKLKKHMEKHSEEGEAAQSVDAIQPQESDL